The following are encoded together in the Oreochromis niloticus isolate F11D_XX linkage group LG12, O_niloticus_UMD_NMBU, whole genome shotgun sequence genome:
- the LOC100704017 gene encoding PR domain zinc finger protein 12 — protein sequence MGSVLPGSSLGLKPGFKPPLSLADIITSDILHSFLYGRWRHVLGEQQHHPHQHHLQHEDRTAPSASPKTAFTAEVLAQSFSGEVQKLSSLVLPSEVIIAQSSVPGEGLGIFSKTWIKAGTEMGPFTGRLVSPEHIDLYKNNNLMWEVFNEDGTVRYFIDASQEDQRSWMTYIKCARNEQEQNLEVVQIGSSIFYKAVETIPPDQELLVWYGNSHNTFLGIPGIPGGEDEQSKKTKSDDFHTCEGSTSTTSTSSTSLGRMRCVICHRGFNSRSNLRSHMRIHTLDKPFVCRFCNRRFSQSSTLRNHVRLHTGERPYKCHVCQSAYSQLAGLRAHQKSARHRPTGDSAAPGGGVVVVGGGGGGVHSTHSPPPPHPPQLTAVPHPASLVHHIPTMVL from the exons ATGGGCTCCGTGCTCCCCGGCTCCTCTCTGGGCCTGAAGCCGGGCTTCAAGCCTCCGCTGTCCCTCGCGGACATCATCACCTCGGACATCCTGCACAGCTTCCTGTACGGCCGCTGGAGGCACGTGCTGGGCGAGCAGCAGCACCACCCGCACCAGCATCACCTGCAGCACGAGGACCGCACCGCCCCGAGCGCGAGCCCCAAGACCGCGTTCACCGCCGAGGTGCTCGCGCAGTCCTTCTCCGGAG AGGTGCAGAAGCTGTCCAGTCTGGTTTTACCCAGTGAGGTGATCATCGCTCAGAGCTCAGTCCCAG GAGAAGGTCTGGGCATTTTCTCTAAAACCTGGATCAAAGCGGGGACAGAGATGGGTCCTTTCACCGGACGCCTGGTCTCACCTGAACACATCGACCTGTACAAGAACAACAACCTGATGTGGGAG GTGTTTAATGAGGACGGCACAGTCAGGTATTTTATCGATGCGAGTCAGGAGGACCAGAGGAGCTGGATGACGTACATCAAGTGTGCGAGGAACGAGCAGGAGCAGAACCTCGAGGTGGTCCAGATCGGCAGCAGCATCTTCTACAAGGCGGTGGAG ACCATCCCTCCCGACCAGGAGCTGCTCGTCTGGTACGGAAACTCTCACAACACATTCCTGGGAATTCCTGGAATTCCTGGAGGAGAGGACGAACAGAGCAAGAAGACCAAGAGCG ATGATTTCCACACCTGTGAAGGCTCCACCTCCACGACCTCCACCTCTTCTACCAGTCTGGGGCGCATGCGATGTGTTATCTGCCACCGCGGCTTCAACTCTCGCAGCAACCTTCGCTCACACATGCGCATCCACACCCTGGACAAGCCGTTCGTCTGCCGCTTCTGCAACCGTCGCTTCAGCCAGTCGTCCACGCTGAGGAACCACGTCCGACTGCACACCGGAGAGCGCCCTTACAAGTGCCATGTCTGCCAGTCGGCGTACTCGCAGCTGGCTGGTTTGCGAGCGCACCAGAAGAGCGCCAGGCACCGCCCCACGGGGGACAGCGCCGCCCCAGGAGGAGGTGTAGTGGtggtgggaggaggaggaggcggggtgCACTCTACGCACTCACCGCCTCCTCCTCACCCTCCCCAGCTGACCGCCGTGCCTCACCCAGCGTCGCTGGTTCACCACATACCCACCATGGTGCTGTGA